A single Desulfobaculum xiamenense DNA region contains:
- a CDS encoding STAS domain-containing protein — protein sequence MRMTCLKLAGVCVLYLEGAFDVDAAGVVADEIARRVDGGRYRFILDLSGLDEVNEEAIGTLARARRALRERGADIWLAAPSDEFCDVLGDARLGCSFDMYGDVRAAADAYR from the coding sequence ATGCGCATGACGTGTCTCAAGCTGGCCGGAGTCTGTGTGCTGTATCTGGAAGGCGCGTTCGATGTGGACGCCGCCGGGGTCGTGGCGGATGAGATTGCCCGGCGCGTCGATGGTGGGCGCTATCGATTTATTCTGGACTTGAGCGGACTTGATGAGGTGAACGAGGAGGCCATCGGCACACTGGCGCGTGCGCGCCGTGCGCTTCGCGAACGTGGTGCGGATATCTGGCTCGCGGCACCGTCGGACGAGTTTTGCGATGTGCTGGGGGATGCGCGGCTGGGGTGCAGCTTCGACATGTACGGCGATGTGCGTGCCGCGGCCGACGCCTACCGCTGA
- a CDS encoding (Fe-S)-binding protein — MHASTEHSGASSFRAISRRLFPSGGSFDTCLTCGMCSSACPATGLAGMDPRRFVRMATLGMDDELAATPWVWMCTMCRRCVHVCPMQIDIPALVYEARAMWPRESRPRGIVGSCDQALRTEGTSAMGASSEDFAFVVGDVLEEVRETQDGETTLDAPIDRKGAMFFLNQNSREPVTEPEEMVPLWKILNRVGADWTYGSVGWAAENYCMFAADDDGWERIVRRKVQAVEDLGCKVWLNTEUGHEFYAVRAGLEKFHITPSFELQSIIPWYARWIREGRLPVNADWNREGLKFTVQDPCQLVRKTLGDPVAEDLRFVTRAVVGEENFVEMHPNRSANYCCGGGGGALQAGFPAQRRAYGAFKAHQIMATGADYVITPCHNCHSQIHDLRAAFGGTWHTVHLWTLICLSLGILGPQERAYLGPELQSDCV, encoded by the coding sequence ATGCACGCATCCACGGAACACTCCGGCGCGTCCTCCTTCCGCGCCATCTCGCGCAGGCTCTTCCCCTCGGGCGGCAGCTTCGACACCTGCCTGACCTGCGGCATGTGCTCCTCGGCCTGCCCGGCCACCGGGCTTGCGGGCATGGACCCGCGCCGCTTCGTGCGCATGGCCACGCTGGGCATGGACGACGAGTTGGCCGCCACGCCGTGGGTATGGATGTGCACCATGTGCCGCCGCTGCGTGCACGTGTGCCCCATGCAGATCGACATCCCGGCCCTCGTTTACGAGGCCCGCGCCATGTGGCCGCGCGAAAGCCGCCCCCGAGGCATCGTCGGCTCCTGCGATCAGGCGCTACGCACCGAGGGGACCAGCGCCATGGGCGCAAGCTCCGAGGATTTCGCTTTCGTGGTCGGCGACGTGCTTGAGGAAGTCCGGGAAACGCAGGACGGCGAGACGACGCTCGACGCGCCCATCGACCGCAAGGGAGCCATGTTCTTTCTGAACCAGAACTCCCGCGAACCGGTCACAGAACCCGAGGAGATGGTCCCGCTGTGGAAGATCCTGAACCGCGTCGGCGCGGACTGGACCTACGGCTCCGTAGGCTGGGCGGCGGAGAACTACTGCATGTTCGCGGCGGATGACGACGGCTGGGAACGCATCGTGCGGCGCAAGGTGCAGGCCGTGGAGGACCTCGGCTGCAAGGTCTGGCTCAACACGGAGTGAGGCCACGAATTCTACGCAGTCCGGGCCGGACTGGAAAAATTCCACATCACCCCGTCGTTCGAGCTTCAAAGCATCATCCCGTGGTACGCACGCTGGATTCGCGAGGGCAGGCTTCCCGTCAACGCGGACTGGAACCGCGAGGGGCTGAAATTCACGGTGCAGGACCCCTGCCAGCTCGTGCGCAAGACCCTTGGCGATCCCGTGGCCGAGGACCTGCGCTTCGTGACGCGCGCCGTGGTGGGCGAAGAAAATTTCGTGGAGATGCACCCCAACCGTAGCGCCAACTACTGCTGTGGCGGGGGCGGCGGCGCGTTGCAGGCGGGCTTCCCGGCACAGCGCAGGGCCTACGGCGCATTCAAGGCGCACCAGATCATGGCCACCGGGGCGGATTACGTCATCACCCCCTGCCACAACTGCCATTCGCAGATACACGACCTGCGGGCGGCGTTCGGCGGCACATGGCACACCGTACACCTGTGGACGCTCATCTGCCTGTCCCTCGGCATCCTCGGCCCGCAGGAGCGCGCCTACCTCGGCCCGGAACTCCAGTCCGACTGTGTGTAG
- the glpB gene encoding glycerol-3-phosphate dehydrogenase subunit GlpB gives MTPPIVDADLAVVGCGLAGCAAAARAAERGQRVALIGSVGAMVFTSGYLDALGIAPGPQRRPLDDPWAGIAALSDAEPMHPLARLGAGEVRAALEWFLNVLAQAGVPYVAAGDANFVAMTPAGTVKRTWAVPATMRPGVEALSDGGVCMIVGVEGLRGFSARQVAANLAAARPGVLVERVAFPGMAGREDVYAEHMARALEVPDILDGFAEVLRPRVGGVRYVGLPAILGVHAPERVRARLEERLGVTVFEIPCMPPSVPGIRLREALEEALPKMGVTLVPSRRVLAVRQSGEGFELEAGVRATDTIVRARGVVLATGRFLGGGLRATRAGVEETVFGLPVSQPESRSGWHARECFDPRGHGINRAGLEVDDAMRPLGRDGAPVSGTLFAAGSVLAHQDWIRSRCGAGLAVSTACRAVDAFVEPES, from the coding sequence ATGACGCCACCCATCGTGGATGCCGATTTGGCCGTGGTCGGCTGCGGATTGGCTGGATGCGCCGCCGCTGCCCGCGCCGCCGAGCGCGGACAGCGCGTGGCGTTGATCGGGAGCGTCGGAGCCATGGTCTTCACCAGCGGCTATCTGGACGCGCTTGGTATCGCGCCGGGGCCGCAGCGCCGTCCTCTCGACGATCCGTGGGCGGGCATCGCCGCGCTTTCGGACGCCGAACCCATGCATCCGCTTGCGCGGTTGGGGGCGGGCGAGGTCCGCGCGGCACTCGAATGGTTCCTGAACGTGCTTGCGCAGGCCGGCGTGCCCTACGTCGCCGCCGGGGACGCCAATTTCGTGGCTATGACGCCCGCCGGAACCGTCAAGCGCACATGGGCCGTGCCCGCCACCATGCGGCCGGGTGTTGAGGCTCTGTCTGATGGCGGGGTCTGCATGATCGTCGGCGTGGAGGGGCTGCGGGGATTTTCCGCGCGGCAGGTGGCGGCCAATCTGGCGGCTGCGCGCCCTGGCGTCTTGGTCGAACGAGTGGCCTTTCCGGGCATGGCGGGGCGCGAGGACGTCTATGCCGAGCATATGGCCCGCGCGCTGGAGGTGCCCGACATCCTCGACGGGTTCGCCGAAGTTTTGCGCCCGCGCGTGGGCGGTGTGCGCTACGTGGGGCTGCCCGCCATTCTCGGCGTGCACGCGCCGGAGCGTGTCCGCGCCCGGCTGGAGGAGCGGCTTGGCGTCACGGTGTTCGAGATTCCGTGCATGCCGCCCTCGGTGCCGGGAATCCGCCTACGCGAGGCCCTTGAGGAGGCCCTGCCGAAGATGGGCGTGACGCTTGTGCCTTCGCGCCGCGTGCTGGCGGTTCGGCAGAGCGGCGAGGGCTTCGAGTTGGAGGCCGGGGTGCGGGCGACGGATACCATCGTGCGGGCGCGGGGTGTGGTGCTCGCAACGGGGCGTTTCCTTGGCGGCGGGCTTCGCGCCACGCGCGCCGGGGTGGAGGAGACGGTGTTCGGGTTGCCCGTGTCGCAGCCGGAGAGCCGTTCGGGCTGGCATGCCCGTGAATGTTTCGATCCCCGAGGCCACGGGATCAACAGGGCCGGACTGGAGGTGGACGATGCCATGCGTCCGCTTGGGCGCGATGGCGCGCCCGTGTCCGGCACGCTGTTCGCCGCCGGGTCCGTCCTTGCGCATCAGGACTGGATTCGTTCGCGGTGTGGCGCGGGGTTGGCGGTGTCCACGGCCTGCCGGGCCGTGGACGC
- the glpA gene encoding anaerobic glycerol-3-phosphate dehydrogenase subunit A encodes MQTRVLIIGGGATGTGLARDLALRGVRCVVAEMGDVNAGASGGNHGLLHSGARYVQSDPHSAAECREEGELLRKLAPQCIDDTGGLFVAVAGDDESYVAGFPGWCAAAGVPCRGVSVSEAREMEPEISPHAIAAFEVRDASIDPFRLSLENLWHARDLGCTYIRRNRVDRFDIEGGRIRRVVLRHVRTGAETIVEPELVVSASGAWAANVAQLAGIRIPMLYSKGTLLVTHERMATRVINRLRPPGNGDILVPGGTVSVLGTTSIRLEALDEIRPTMAEVDENVDEGAAMVPRLGTTRYIRAYAGVRPLIGEGGGEDDRGASRGFGLYDHARDGVENFVTITGGKLTTFRLMAEKTADLVCERLGVDAPCLTRSMPLPVADRCRWTEPGLSPREWAHRSGGEDGILCECEMVPRSTVDDILGGCREFASQPALRAIGLRSRVGKGACQGAFCGMRVGAHLYDEGVFDSPRGLLRIREFLSERFKGQRPVLWGVQLAQAELAEAMHCGLLGLDLLDEPPSDGGGA; translated from the coding sequence ATGCAGACGCGGGTGCTCATCATCGGCGGAGGCGCGACGGGGACCGGTCTCGCGCGGGATTTGGCCCTTCGCGGTGTGCGTTGCGTGGTTGCCGAAATGGGCGACGTCAACGCGGGCGCATCCGGCGGCAATCACGGTCTGCTCCACAGTGGCGCGCGCTATGTCCAGTCCGACCCTCACTCTGCGGCGGAATGTCGGGAAGAGGGCGAATTGCTGCGAAAGCTTGCCCCCCAGTGCATTGATGACACCGGGGGGCTTTTTGTTGCCGTCGCCGGGGACGACGAGTCCTACGTGGCGGGGTTTCCGGGCTGGTGCGCGGCGGCTGGGGTGCCGTGCCGTGGCGTCAGCGTCTCCGAGGCTCGCGAGATGGAGCCGGAGATTTCACCGCACGCCATCGCCGCCTTCGAGGTGCGCGACGCGTCCATCGACCCGTTCCGGCTGTCGCTGGAGAATCTGTGGCACGCCCGCGACCTCGGCTGTACCTACATCCGCCGCAACCGCGTGGACCGTTTCGACATTGAGGGCGGCCGCATTCGTCGCGTGGTGCTGCGCCATGTGCGCACCGGGGCTGAGACCATCGTGGAACCGGAACTGGTGGTCAGCGCTTCCGGGGCGTGGGCCGCGAACGTTGCCCAACTGGCGGGCATCCGCATCCCCATGCTCTATTCCAAGGGCACGCTTCTGGTCACGCACGAGCGCATGGCCACGCGGGTCATCAATCGTCTGCGGCCGCCGGGAAACGGGGACATCCTTGTGCCGGGGGGCACGGTGTCTGTGCTTGGCACCACGTCGATCCGCCTGGAGGCGCTGGACGAGATACGCCCGACCATGGCCGAGGTGGACGAGAACGTGGACGAAGGCGCGGCCATGGTGCCGCGACTGGGCACCACGCGCTACATTCGCGCCTATGCGGGCGTGCGTCCGCTCATCGGAGAGGGGGGGGGCGAGGACGACCGTGGGGCGAGCCGAGGCTTCGGACTCTACGATCATGCCCGCGACGGCGTGGAGAATTTCGTGACCATCACCGGCGGCAAGCTCACCACGTTTCGCCTCATGGCCGAGAAGACCGCCGATCTCGTCTGCGAGCGCCTCGGCGTGGACGCGCCCTGCCTCACGCGCAGCATGCCCCTGCCCGTGGCGGACCGCTGCCGCTGGACCGAACCGGGGCTGTCGCCGCGCGAGTGGGCACATCGCTCCGGCGGCGAGGACGGCATCCTGTGCGAGTGCGAAATGGTGCCGCGCAGCACCGTTGATGACATCCTCGGCGGCTGTCGCGAATTTGCCAGCCAGCCAGCCCTGCGCGCCATCGGGCTGCGTAGCCGCGTGGGCAAGGGCGCGTGTCAGGGGGCGTTTTGCGGCATGCGGGTGGGGGCGCATCTCTACGACGAGGGCGTCTTCGATTCGCCACGAGGGCTGCTGCGCATTCGCGAATTCCTTTCCGAACGCTTCAAGGGCCAGCGTCCCGTGTTGTGGGGCGTGCAACTGGCGCAGGCCGAATTGGCCGAGGCCATGCATTGCGGGCTGCTGGGGCTTGATCTTCTGGATGAACCGCCGTCGGACGGAGGTGGGGCATGA